From one Triticum urartu cultivar G1812 chromosome 3, Tu2.1, whole genome shotgun sequence genomic stretch:
- the LOC125545906 gene encoding uncharacterized protein LOC125545906, which translates to METSTQNVRSGGVMEGEAQPPPACVSKVLDEDNLLREIIVRVGFPTSLVRAAGVCTRWLSHASDRALLRRFRELNPPRLLGFYLANRERPGGARFLPVLPLPPDLAAVVRRASFSLDTHDGARRSASFSPGTHSDGRTDVVGCWNGRVITSSQGQNYAHGRSEIIFQVHTPLCSGSEKGAAIIPALHLKVQDGICRLIRQPFFREEGDGLSYFFVTVECTRYHEDSKVHVYMLQNGDDAWRKHLTLASDLLLYPRKSPKGVLVHNKFYLPTDNEIVVLDLVSSSLSTIQLPQGVGFSPIGTTMLSRADDASGVYLIHIKDLQLSIWLHNGDNWLLVDTICLCEISDNLLDDEPTDDILINHVGDYNEFLFLELGRCALYLDVKRRTLRKVYEMTAEEQQLGDIYPLMMSWLPNFPALMDSPARNAT; encoded by the exons ATGGAAACCTCCACGCAGAATGTAAGGAGCGGCGGAGTAATGGAGGGCGAGGCGCAGCCGCCGCCGGCGTGCGTGTCCAAGGTGCTCGACGAGGACAACCTCCTCCGAGAGATCATCGTCCGTGTCGGCTTCCCCACCAGCCTCGTCCGCGCCGCCGGCGTCTGCACgcgctggctcagccacgcctcCGACCGCGCGCTCCTCCGCCGTTTCCGCGAGCTCAACCCGCCCAGGCTCCTCGGCTTCTACCTCGCGAACAGGGAGCGTCCGGGCGGGGCGCGCTTCCTCCCGGTGCTGCCTCTGCCCCCGGATCTCGCCGCCGTCGTCCGCCGCGCAAGCTTCAGCCTTGACACCCACGACGGCGCGCGCCGCTCCGCAAGCTTCAGCCCCGGCACCCACTCGGACGGGCGGACCGACGTGGTGGGCTGCTGGAACGGCCGCGTCATCACCAGCTCGCAGGGGCAGAATTACGCCCACGGCCGATCCGAAATTATATTTCAAGTGCACACCCCGCTATGCTCTGGCTCTGAGAAAGGTGCGGCCATCATCCCAGCATTACACCTCAAAGTCCAGGATGGAATTTGCAGGCTTATTAGACAACCCTTCTTCAGAGAAGAAGGGGATGGATTGTCCTACTTTTTTGTCACGGTGGAGTGTACCAGGTATCATGAAGATTCTAAGGTGCATGTGTATATGCTGCAAAATGGTGATGATGCCTGGCGCAAGCATCTTACCTTGGCCTCGGACCTCCTCCTGTATCCACGCAAAAGCCCCAAAGGCGTGCTCGTTCACAACAAATTCTATCTGCCGACCGACAATGAAATTGTTGTCCTGGATTTGGTGTCCTCAAGCTTATCGACAATTCAGCTCCCACAAGGGGTGGGTTTTAGTCCAATAGGCACCACCATGTTGTCACGGGCTGATGATGCTTCTGGTGTGTATCTCATCCATATCAAGGATCTTCAACTTAGCATCTGGCTCCACAATGGGGACAACTGGTTGCTGGTGGACACCATTTGCTTGTGTGAAATATCTGATAATTTGCTTGACGATGAGCCTACTGACGATATCCTGATAAACCATGTGGGGGACTATAATGAGTTTTTGTTCTTGGAGCTGGGTCGATGCGCACTCTACTTGGATGTCAAACGCAGGACGCTGCGTAAAGTGTACGAGATGACAGCAGAGGAGCAACAATTGGGTGATATCTATCCTCTTATGATGAGCTGGCTTCCCAATTTCCCTGCACTCATGGATAGTCCTGCAAG GAATGCAACGTGA